One Clostridium estertheticum DNA segment encodes these proteins:
- a CDS encoding aminotransferase class V-fold PLP-dependent enzyme, with protein MKIYLDNAATTFPKPPEVYTSMMNYMMNIGTNPGRGASTASLAGNKVILNCRYALMDFFHFDKVENVILTPNITTSLNTIIKSVVKQGWHVLTSSMDHNATLRPLNSLCQKGAIQLDIIPCSKEGLLNVDDFINALKPNTKLVVLSHASNIIGTIQPLEAIGKICREKGIYFVIDSAQTAGVLPLDFYKLNCNALTFTGHKSLLGPQGIGGFLIDDDLNQQCSTFIEGGTGSLSSSIIQPDFLPDKFESGTLNGPGVAGLLEGINFINTQGIDSIKQHEEYLCEAFINGLLNINSIEVYGFSNSSKRTAAISVNSTKIDNSELGFILDTEYGITTRTGLHCAPLAHETIGTYPIGALRFGIGPFNDIKDIDYTLNSLNSIIRKV; from the coding sequence ATGAAAATATATTTAGATAACGCAGCCACTACATTTCCAAAACCACCGGAAGTTTACACTTCAATGATGAATTATATGATGAACATAGGTACAAATCCTGGAAGAGGTGCATCCACTGCTTCCCTTGCAGGAAATAAAGTTATTTTAAATTGTAGGTATGCATTAATGGATTTTTTTCACTTTGATAAGGTCGAAAACGTAATTCTTACACCAAATATTACAACCTCCTTAAATACCATTATAAAATCCGTTGTAAAGCAAGGCTGGCATGTGCTAACCTCCTCAATGGATCACAATGCTACCTTAAGACCACTAAACTCTCTTTGCCAAAAGGGCGCTATACAGCTAGACATTATTCCTTGTTCAAAAGAAGGACTCCTAAATGTAGATGATTTTATAAACGCACTTAAGCCTAATACAAAACTAGTAGTTCTCTCCCATGCTTCTAACATTATTGGAACAATTCAACCTCTAGAAGCTATAGGTAAAATATGTAGAGAAAAAGGTATTTATTTCGTCATAGACTCTGCTCAGACTGCCGGAGTGTTACCCTTAGATTTCTATAAATTAAATTGTAATGCACTAACCTTTACAGGTCACAAAAGCTTACTGGGACCTCAAGGTATAGGTGGATTTTTAATTGACGATGATTTAAATCAGCAGTGTAGTACCTTTATAGAAGGTGGCACTGGTAGTCTTTCATCTAGTATTATTCAGCCAGATTTTTTACCTGATAAATTTGAAAGTGGGACATTAAATGGCCCAGGTGTAGCCGGGCTTCTAGAAGGGATTAATTTTATTAATACCCAGGGCATAGACTCTATTAAGCAGCATGAAGAATATTTGTGTGAAGCTTTTATAAATGGGCTATTAAATATAAATTCTATTGAAGTTTATGGTTTTAGTAACAGTTCTAAGAGAACAGCTGCAATATCTGTTAATTCTACAAAAATCGACAATTCAGAATTAGGATTTATCCTAGATACTGAATATGGAATTACAACAAGAACTGGTCTTCACTGCGCCCCTCTAGCCCATGAAACTATTGGCACATATCCAATTGGCGCACTAAGATTTGGCATTGGCCCTTTTAACGATATAAAAGACATTGATTATACCCTTAACTCTCTCAATTCTATTATTAGAAAGGTGTGA